In Rhodococcus pseudokoreensis, the DNA window CATGATCAGTCAGATAGCAGGTAAGAGTGACGCATTCGACTTGTCGAACAAGGTCGCGGTCGTCACCGGGGCAGGACGAGGGATCGGCCGTGCTTGCGCGCTCCACCTCGCCGGCGCGGGTGCCAACATCGTTCTGGCTTCTCGAACGGCAACGGAGCTGGACGCTGTCGCAAGTGAGGTGGAGGCGCTCGGCTCGAAGGCGCTGGTCGTACCATGCGATGTCTCCGACTTCGACGCGTGCGATGCCGCGGTCCGTCAAGCAGTCGATGTGTTCGGTGACGTCGATGTTCTCGTCAACAGTGCCGGTGCGGGGGCTCCCTGCGCGGTGATCGACGCCGATCCCGCCGACTGGGCCCGTGTGGTCACACCGAATTTGATAGGCACGTTCAACATTGCGCGAGCGGTTCTCCCCTTCATGATCGAGGCCGGCGGTGGCCGGATCATCCTGATCGGGTCGGGTCACGGGCATTCGACGACGGCTGGATTCTCGGCCTACGGTGCGTCCAAGGCGGGGGTCAGTCATCTCACGAAGACCTTGGCCGAAGAAGTCTGGGAGCACGGTATCGACGTGAACGAAGTGATTCCCGGGCCCGTGGCCACACAGCTCACTCGAGGTCTGGTCGCAGTGGGTGAAGCCCCTGACGGTTTGCCGAGTGAGCGTGT includes these proteins:
- a CDS encoding SDR family NAD(P)-dependent oxidoreductase produces the protein MISQIAGKSDAFDLSNKVAVVTGAGRGIGRACALHLAGAGANIVLASRTATELDAVASEVEALGSKALVVPCDVSDFDACDAAVRQAVDVFGDVDVLVNSAGAGAPCAVIDADPADWARVVTPNLIGTFNIARAVLPFMIEAGGGRIILIGSGHGHSTTAGFSAYGASKAGVSHLTKTLAEEVWEHGIDVNEVIPGPVATQLTRGLVAVGEAPDGLPSERVKLPHEVAELVGWLARQRVGGPTGQVFSLARRAL